DNA from Pseudomonas putida:
GCCAGGTGGTCCCTGGCGGCATCGAGGCCCAGACCCGCCAGACCCTGGACAACCTGCGTCACACCCTGGAAGCGGCCGGCAGCTCGCTGGACGCGGTGACCCAAGTGCTGATCTATGTCACCGACCGCAGCTACCTGGCCACGGTCAACAGCCTGTACACCGACTACTTCCAGGCGCCCTACCCCAACCGCGCGGCCGTGGTGGTGGCCGGTTTGGCCCGGGAGGAAATGCTGGTGGAACTGGTGGTCTACGCCTGCGTGTAAACCCGCCTGCATGGTGATACGCAAGCCTTGAGGCGGTGCGATCCCGGTGGGAGATTCCAGGGGGCTGGACACGCTCGAATCGCCTTCGGCGGGTGTTCCTCAACACTTTTCAGCCGTGTACATACAAGCCTTGGCGCAGCTTGCTTCGTGGGGTTTACCCGCGAAGCAGACTGCACGGTGGATGGCACCGGCTTTGCCGGTGTTCGCGGGTGAACCCGCTCCCACAGGGATGGCGCAAGTCGTGAGAGCGGCGCACTCCCGGCGGAGCACGGCTGACCAGCGGCAAGAAGGCTTCGATAGACAGATCGCGCACCTCTCGGACCGATCGCGCACTCATCGTCGTTGACAGGGGCCTGTGCAATATCGCGGCCCAACGATCGCGCTAATAGTTGCTAGCCACTCCACAACAACGAGGCTAGCCCCGTGTATCCACGCGTCCTGTGTTCCCTGTCCCTGCTCACCCTCGCCGTTTCCGCCGCCCAAGGCGCCGATGCGCTCAACACCCCGCGCCTGGCGGGCATGGACAACTTCCGCGACATTGCCGGCACAACCACCGCGTACAGCACCGCCCACAACGGCACCATGCGCGCCGGGGTGTTCTACCGCACCAACGCCGTGACCCCGACCGACGCGGACATGGCCACGCTCACCAGCCTGAACATCGGCAAGGTATTCGACCTGCGCACCCCCAACGAGATCGCCGCCACGCCTGACCGCCTGGCGCCAGGCATGAGCTACCAGAACATCGACATCATCGGCGCCACCACCTCGGGGGTGGACATCACCAACACCACGTTCCACAACGCCAACGAGGCGATCGCCATGATGAAGGAGACCAACCGCGCCTTCGTCTATGACGCGGGCATGCGCAGCCAGTACACCGTGCTGTTCAACGAACTGGCCGGTGCCGAAGGCGCGACGCTGTTCCATTGCACCGCCGGCAAGGACCGCACCGGCTGGACCGCCGCGGTACTGCAAAGCATCGCTGGCGTAGACGACGCCACCATCATGGCCAATTACCTGGCCACCAACGACTACACGGCCGACCGCATCGCCGCGACGCTGGCATCCCTGCCGCCGAACCTGGCCGCCATCTATGGGCCGATGATCGGCGTGGACGAAAGCTACCTGCAGGCCGGACTCGATGAGGTCAAGGCGCGCTACGGCACCATGGACAACTACCTCAAACAGGGCCTAGGCCTGTCCCAGGAAACAATCTACGTGCTGCGCGGCAAGATGGTCCGCTACAACAGCCTGCCCGGCCAGGCCGGCCTGCAAGGCAACGCCGCCGCCGGCGCTCGACTGTTGCAGGATCTGCAGGACAGCCCGCTCTCGGGCACCTACAGCGCCTACAACTACTACCTGCAGTCGGCCATCGACGCCGGCACCCTGGGAGGCGTGGAGTCCACCGTCGGCGGCCAGGTGCATGCGGACGCGGCCAGCTACCTGCTGCGCCAGGACGCGATGATCGACCAGGCAACGGCGCCTTTCGCCAGCGGCACGGACCTCAAGCCCGGCCAGTCGCGCCTGTGGAGCACAGCGTTGGCCGGCTATGTGGGCACCGACGGCTCGTCCCATGCCCAGAGCAGCAACGAACACAGCCAAGGCCTGATGATCGGCGTGACCCAGCGTTTTTCCGAACAGCTCAGCGCCCATGCAGGCTTCGGCTACAGCAACGGCAACGTCGGCGGCGCGGGTGGCGAGGCAGACACCGATCTGACCTTCCTCAGTGCGGGCGCCCGCTATGCCCCTGGCAGCCTGGAGCAAGGGCTGTTCATCGATGCCAAGGCCAGCGCCGGCTGGTTCGACTATGAAAGCAAACGCGACCTGGGCGGCGGCCTGGGCCGGGCCAAGGGCGACAGCCACGGTAACCTGACCGGGGCAAGCGTTGCGTTGGGCTATCGCCTGAACAGCGGCGCCATGGTGCTGGAGCCAAGCCTGGGCATGCGGGTCAGTCATGTGGACCTGTCGGGGTTCACTGAAAAAGGCAGCGAGCTGGCCCTGGACGTCGACGGCATCCAGCAGACCCGACGCAGCGCCTTTGCCAACCTGCAGGTCAACTTGGCGCCAACGCGGTTAGACAGCGGTTGGCAGCTGGTGCCAGGCTTCTCGGCGGGCTATGAGCATGTGCTGGGCGACCATCAGGTCGACAGCGAAGCTCATCTGCTGGGGCTGGATATCGAACAACGCGCGGCCTTCGACAACCGCGACCAGTTCACCGGCGGGGTCAACCTCATGGCCAACCTGGGCGCGTTCAGCGTGGGGGGTGAAGTGGCGGCCATGGGCGGGGGTGACAGCCATGGGGTGAGCGGTAGCCTGAAAGCCAGCTACGCGTTCTGACGCCCTGGGGGGCAACTGTCTTGCTCGGTGGTGCCTTCTTCGCGGGTAAACTCGCTCCTACAGGTACAGCAGTGCTTTTGAAAGCAGCGTAAAACCTGTAGGAGAGCGGGTTTACCCGCGAATAGGCCAACGGGACTTACA
Protein-coding regions in this window:
- a CDS encoding RidA family protein; protein product: MKHAIKTQLFASKAPLEWAVVGNGTLYTAQIPIDAQGQVVPGGIEAQTRQTLDNLRHTLEAAGSSLDAVTQVLIYVTDRSYLATVNSLYTDYFQAPYPNRAAVVVAGLAREEMLVELVVYACV
- a CDS encoding tyrosine-protein phosphatase; translated protein: MYPRVLCSLSLLTLAVSAAQGADALNTPRLAGMDNFRDIAGTTTAYSTAHNGTMRAGVFYRTNAVTPTDADMATLTSLNIGKVFDLRTPNEIAATPDRLAPGMSYQNIDIIGATTSGVDITNTTFHNANEAIAMMKETNRAFVYDAGMRSQYTVLFNELAGAEGATLFHCTAGKDRTGWTAAVLQSIAGVDDATIMANYLATNDYTADRIAATLASLPPNLAAIYGPMIGVDESYLQAGLDEVKARYGTMDNYLKQGLGLSQETIYVLRGKMVRYNSLPGQAGLQGNAAAGARLLQDLQDSPLSGTYSAYNYYLQSAIDAGTLGGVESTVGGQVHADAASYLLRQDAMIDQATAPFASGTDLKPGQSRLWSTALAGYVGTDGSSHAQSSNEHSQGLMIGVTQRFSEQLSAHAGFGYSNGNVGGAGGEADTDLTFLSAGARYAPGSLEQGLFIDAKASAGWFDYESKRDLGGGLGRAKGDSHGNLTGASVALGYRLNSGAMVLEPSLGMRVSHVDLSGFTEKGSELALDVDGIQQTRRSAFANLQVNLAPTRLDSGWQLVPGFSAGYEHVLGDHQVDSEAHLLGLDIEQRAAFDNRDQFTGGVNLMANLGAFSVGGEVAAMGGGDSHGVSGSLKASYAF